GGAGGCTCTAATCTACGAGCGAATACATCGTCCCAGTGAACATGTTTGAAGAAAGCATGTCCACGCACCGCGGCAGCCCCAGCAGCTCCTAAGCGCTGAGTCTCGGAACGTTTCATGAGACGTCGAATCAATTCGCGAGCGTCTTGTGTGAGGTAGGCGGGCAATATAAGTTTACCTTTAAGGATTTTTTCTATTGTCTTTGTACGATTATCTCCAGTAAACGGTGGctgtaaaatcattattttaattgctaatATAGCTGTCTTCATACCTCGGTTAGAGACATACTTAGGTAATAGAAATTCTAATCTCATGCATGCAATATGCTGTGCTacttaatgatttaaatgtttaacacAATACAAGGAATATCAACCATAGGTGTTATATAATCATTAGTATGCATGTTTCTTTAACTTACTTGTCCAATTAACATATCATACATTAAAGCACCTAGACTCCACCAATCCACAGCTTTTCCATGACCACTCCTTGTCAATATCTCAGGAgccctaaaatatttaagaaaaatctcttttatttatgtttttgttttcttgGACAGATGTTAGAGGATACATGGAACCTTGGATAATAAAAAGGCCACTCTTTATCCTAATTGTATACAGATATACCCAAGGGCATCATCTACTTATGTATActatctatgataataaaaataacatctgagaattccttttaatatataaattgaaataaatcattattattaaaggcaaaactacaataaattctaataaataaataataaaatatgtgtttattcattttaagtacaattgcattacaatatgtaagatttgggaacccttttaagtaaaaaatacctgtgtcagggttcccTCTCTCCTCCAGCtcttttataatagtttttttttgttattgatttttaactgttatcaacatGCTTGAGTGCATAAGggagtgtgtgagtgagtcagtgagtgaatgaatgaaGTCTGTAACTACATACTAGGCCTCAGAAGAAGCTCTAACTCTGCGTAGGGTATGTTCATGAGCCAGGCCTTTAgtcatatttttagattgtagacggtaagcgggtagatgttaagcagcctatttaatttattatagatgtagtctgttatattattaaagatataagtTATACTTACATATATTCAATGGTTCCACAAAATGTATGTGTAACAATACCTTCTTGAATGTGTTCCTTACATAATCCAAAATCTGTAAGTTTTACATGGCCTTGCGCATCTAAGAGAACATTCTCTGGTTTTAAATCACGATAAATTATGCCTAAActatgtaaatgttccaaggCTAGAATTATCTCAGACAAATAGAAGCTGAAATCAAATGTAAAGCAAAATAGTTAAAAGATCAAATAATATGAGTTCTTAgaagaatatttttcaatattgtcTTCTGTATCTGAGGATCTAACATATGATAAAACTTAAGTAAGCCTATTAGTTCATGGTTGTTCAGTAGAAGAGATAtctgaatttattttgtataactaCGGgagttatttctttattgagcaaattaagtttattgatATAGGGGATTttgtaacataataaataatatgttcagTTATTGTCATCAAAAGGAAGttgtttaatacatattatttaattcgtCAATTGTAATTACTACATATTTTCCAGgttaatgattaattatttctatacaatttcataataatactaCATATGTACAATACATTGTCGAAGTACCTACCTCATCGTACCACCtaccaaaataaaattaaataaggataaataattgttaacttaCCAAGCAGTGTCttctaaaaatataccttCTCTTTCAAGATGCATAAATAACTCTCCGCCACTTAAATATTctagaattaaatataatttaccaCCAGTTTGAAAAGCATAAACTAATTCAACTATAAAGGGATgctgaaaataaacaatatattataagcaTAGGTTACAGCATTTATattcaatgtaaaacaagTATGTCTAACCTTTACTGCTTCTAATATATTTCTCTCAGCTTTAGTGTGAGCAGTATCTTTTTGGTTACGTACTATTGAAGCTTTTTTTAGAACTTTCATAGCAAAATGGGCACCAGCATCAGTCCCAGTGATTTTACGCACTTGAAACACTTTTCCATATCCACCTTTGCCTAAAACTTTACGCAACTCAAAGTCTTGAGGACCAAGACGTTTGCACAGACCAGGGTTTACATTATCCTCAGATAGTTGAATTGTTTCAGACCCTTCGGCCCtataaaatcaaacaatttatttttttaatcactcCTCTACTAAAATGataatatctattttaatatacttactcAACAATATTGTTAACGTGTAGTTCAGGATCATAGTCAAcctgtataaaaacatatttttattaagtttaacaaCGGTGCATTGCTTGAAAGTGTAAGAAAGAGGTTATAAAAATGCCATAATGGATTAAGATAAAAAGAAGCCACTTATACATGCCTCATCAACATCTATAATATCATCTTCATCAGAATCAGCGACTGTAACCGTATCCACATCTAAATCTAAATCAAAAACACCTGCCATATAAGATGACATCTCAATATTATCACATCagaagaaaacaatattttaacacaaaacaaaaatataacgcAAGCTAATTAGAAAAACACAGAGTATTGTCTCGTGATTATATTGgcttagttaaataaaattttcatttatcagTAATCGAATAAAATAGCTATGCTGGTATTAATTTCGTAAAAACTAGAAGTTTGAAAGATCAAACATTAACTATCAACTACCACAGAGTAGAACAATCCTTCACGACTTAAATTGTGCCCATtgacaatatattataagattttatgctctataagtaaataaataataaaaacaagtatCTCTCAGGTTTCCCAAACCTGATTGTCACAGGCTTAGGTAGGTAATAGTAATAAAGTCCACAATAAGATATATGTTGGTAGCAAATTAGTcagtgttaattaaataaagttaatgttaataaattatcttaatatatttgtttgatttCCATATCCATATAAgtctaactaaataaatataccttaCCATACCCCTAAATTCATGAGGATAGTACTTCTATTGGAACTTTATCTGCGGTGAGTtatcaatattgtttttaaaattgacagTGACTATAACCTTATGACAAAACACTGCTGACTGAAGTAAACATTGTTTTCAATCTGCGATGTCCGTTGTCAGATAAATCGTCGCAACAgtctatttacaaaaaaaacctttGCTACTTTTTTAACTTTGTAGTTTGTAAACCGTATACGCGTAAtgcatttgaatttaaaataaaaagtgtttcgtgaatatcaaaaacatttattgagTCAGTTATGGTTGTACTTGATAAATAAACCTAATGAACGCCCAATGAAACCTTTCAATGGCTAGTGACAACGACAAAACTTCTGTTACTCATAACTTGGATGGGTCTTTAAAAAGTAACAAGAAACAAGGCACTGCAGCTGTTTTGAAAGGTAATATGTGACATTCTTTAAAATTCATACGAGTTTATTCAATCCTTATCAGTCCTATAACCTAACTACGGGAATAAATTagtaaacaaaatcaaaatatatttatattttttctaaatagtTTCTTATACAGAAAAATTTTCACTACATTACACATaccatacatttattttataatgaaatgcAAATCAGAATAGTTCTAACACAGAAAACAGTAGCACATTCTGAactgaattaatattaacacaaatattCTAAACAAAGATGAGTCATATTTAGATAACGATTTTACTGTGGTTTGTTTTGCTATGTTGAATTTACTAAAGCTTTAGCAAAACTCTTATATATGATACAAAACTGATGTGTATGATTGCCTAAGCAATTCATGAATTGAGCATTGGGGTTGTTTTACTGTTGATATGCtctgaaacaattaaaattgtacattCAATCCATTcagcataaatatattatatatatagattctGTTTTTCCTGACTAATTTTGGCAAGTCCTTAGAGAATGACACTGTCGAGTCAACCTGCATAGAgaatatgattatatattatgtgtcAGATAGGATTGTCTTATTCCAAATGTATACACATTTTGGTAGTAGTTTTGTATAGTACATTATTGAtttatgaagaaaaaatatatggtttacaaaactaattaCAGAATTACAAGAACATGTTTTGTGagcaatttaatataaatattatcattatagaGATCAAGTAAATTaactataacatataaattgaGGATGAATTTCCttgaattgtaataattacaatatttttatacagttttcataacattatacatttaatattctataatatttattataagattataaCCCAACAAAACATCAAGATGGCAGTATACTTTGATTATCACTTCACATGTCAGTTGTGACATACAAGGATTGATATGTCAAAGGAAATACTGTCACTTGACATggcatattttacattattatgttGGCATTTAAGTAtgaactgtttttatttacataataaaatcatatacaTCTTCAGTGTTACATTTAAggagcattttttttttacaaagttgtaaaagtatttttccaTATCCAGTGTTTGAAAATTATggtaaaaaatgaattttccTCTTGAAGAGAGTACAACTGAAAAGATACCTACTAATCTTAACAATGTGATTAAGCAGTTACACTCTGATGGTAATGACTTAATGcaaaacgatatttttattgtattgattCTTTTTCTTATGTTGGAGAATGGGTTTGTAACAACTAACAATGTAACTGATTATATTGACCATGCCAAACATATCACCAAAATTATTCAGTCACAGAGAAAAACAGGATTTTACAAAGAAACATTTCTATTATGTGGTCTAGATGATATGACCGTTGACATAATAATGAGCCCAATAGGGTCTGCCATAATTGTGAATACAGccataaataatgataatcaAGAAATGTATTCAGTTTGCCTACCAACAAGTCGTTATGTTGTAGCACCTAAGGCCTCCACAATTCCAATGATATTCAGggatttaaaacatttatccactgcatttaaaaatcaaattgttTCCCCGGTAAAATGTACAATTTTAAGTTACTGTGGATATCCCAGCGCTAGTTTGGTTGGTCTTCCAGATGATATATTCTTTAGCTTAATAATGCTTTTGAGTATTGAAGATATTCTAAATGTATCCAAAACATGTAGAAGATTGAAAGTAATCTTAGACGATGAAACTTTGTGGCATGCACTTTATAAAAGAGACTTTCAAGTTGTTGTTCAGAATGATAGAACTGACTGGAAAATGgtttataaagaaacatatCTTGCTGAATTGGAGAAGAAAAATTTACCTCAATTAACTGGAACAATACATGATTACATGGATATTTCAGATATGATTTCATATATTGATAACCCTTTGtggaatatattataaataaatattataaagtatgttttgtttattgattgaattataaattcatcttttttatagttatactataaatagtttgtatatatatatgattattatagttttatatatctgccattttttataaattgacaCCTCACacattgaaaattaatattttttacatagcatattaaaattttatatagataaagaACTTTTAAACTACCTTTACCTGCAGTTGTTTGTAGAAATTCAGATCATCTTtaggtttaaattaaatatgttcaCTGTGTATCATAatctgtataaatattttgcattatATTTGCAAGAATTGGTAAACAAACTAGCTGAAACAGgaacatagcttcaatccataaaaaagtgttttcattaaatgtgtaaaagctatgttaacaaaagacaatactaacaGGAACATAGTTTAATCTATTTTTCTTTCCTAGGGGAAGGAGAAAAAATTGTGTTGCCACAAATTGGCAAAGGAGGGCGCCATTTATCAATTCCATTCGACTCTTCAACAACAAATGGTGAACTAAGTAAGTTATACTCaaataatctataaaatatatttcaggatttttaaaaatctaggTTAACCTAGACCATTGAGATTTGtcctaatttattataaataactaatttattattttgacttttactttatctatattttaaatctataatatttattaccaacACATCCTATCGTTCATTATACCAACATTGCGTTTAACCGGGAGGGTTAGACAGGCGAGGGATGCGCGAGTAAGATGCGCCGCGCAGCTTCCATTCGTGTCCTTGCCTCTATGGCGCCATCATCTCACTGTTAACCAAAGTTATCGTTTGTGTTAATTACTGTAAGGCCCTTGGccgttattaaatataaatgggCTGGAGGTGAGCAGAACCGTGGAGGGCTCGCGGGTGACGCGTGATAGACCGCCTTGGCGTGGCTATGGTCCCATGCTCACTCATAGTAGGTCTGAAGGCGACTTCCCCATATACACCAGAGGTGAGAAACGCTTATTTCATGACACAAGGCGCAAACTTATCCGGTCCTTACTTTACCTATCCTCTAGTTAATGTTAGGTGCAAAAATGTATCgtcataaaatgttattattttattatgaccCTAACCGTTTCCTAATAAcaagtaattatataatttatcttatcgttattatttttattatatttgtgaatatcaataatatacataatgtacTAACATAAATCTCTTGAAATCAAAAGGATTAAAATGTTCTGTTAAATGTTAAAACGATCTAAGGATTTTCTGCTGTTTGAATAGTTTTAGTTTGTTATACGAATTGAAATCCAGTTTATATCACCAAGCTCTGTAGTAGAGCCGCGAAGACAAgtgttaattaatgtatttctttatttaccaAATGTTTGGTAGCAGTTTGAAGTGgacaattagatttttaagacTAAATAAGTTTCCGTAAATTCAGATCCCACTTTacgttatttaaacaataatgttttagtaaataattacttaggtacattttttatataataaatagtttacgGTCGGTCGCGTGTATTACACGCCTAATAAGCTTGGGCTTGAAAATATGGTTCGCTTATTTTCTAGGACAAAAGgtattctaataatattaaatgcacgTTAGTCTGGTCGAGTCCACATCATCGCCTTCACTATGATCCATCAACCCTGATTATACGTATAAGGCCCTCCTATATTGCGAATCTTCACCTTAAAATTAACCGTTAAAGTTAATATAGCGAAtatgtttaatgtaaaattcaataaatgaaGTTATGGTTAACGAAGTTGAATAGgatctaatattttaatttttttattaaattcaaatgtgtgtttgattattttaatacatgcTACGCCAATGGTATAggaataatttgataaaatataacgtTATCAGAGCTATCTAATCTTAGCGGTCTTATATCGTTCAATGTCTTAGTTGTAAttcaatttttgtttaaattacacTGAAATGTTGTAATGGCGAATTTATAGCCATGTTCCCTTATGTGTCCTGGACTCAAAATGGACCTTTTTTTGAGAAGCCGTAACTCGCGACACAGACCGATAGATGACGACACTCGTAGTGAAAGTGGAAATATAGAGGAGGAAATATCTAGTAAGTTCTATTTGTTCAAATGTTATGCGAAAAACAAACAAGTCGAAAATTTGGTTGATTagctatttaattttgttccaTTAAATTTATACCGTGTAAATTCTGTTGTAGGGATACGTTATCCTATATATGCTATGTATGAGGTGCACGCGGATATAAatgataaacaattaaaattatatatgaacaTATTCGGCGATGTaggtaatatatgtatatgatttCGAATTTTGAACAAACGGTTTCCTAGAACAGCCgcattattaattgtaattgaaacAACGTATGATAAGAatgtgatttattatttacaactttttgcctttctcaaaataaaacttcatgAATACAATATACTTGGTATTGCTAAGTAGAAAAGCTATAGTTGTATATAGATGACTGCACTTGTTTAAACGAGACCCTTGAAGGGGCTTTTGCGGTATAGCTTCGTTCTTGAATACTTTATACGCACGGTGCATTTATTCCCCAATGCATTCCACACCTTTGTCATTGTTTATGCCTATTGTAGTCTATGTGCCTTGCATACTAATAAATCTAGATAAAATACTTACTCAAGACTACGTGCAGTATTTACATAACGTTTTCCTTACAGAGGTATATTTATACTTACGTTTTCTCTATATCTTTCGTCCTTTTAAAGATTCTACGTGGGGCTTCGTTTTTTGTGTTATCGCATATTTTCTCTAACGTTGAAAACTTGAAACAAGATGTTTTGGAATGACAAATATGTTATCAGTATTGATATGCTCGGCTATGGTTGAGCTAGTTGAGTGCATCATGCAAGGGCGACAAAGGCAGGCGGGCCCCCACCCTGTTCGCGGCCCGTCTCGGCCCGCGCCAGTACGCCGTGGAGCGTCCCTCGCGCCGCAGGTACAATCAACGATACGTGCACGCGCGTGTTATTGTGATCATCAGTgtagtgttttttttctaacacCAATTACGTATGATATTGTGAGGACGACATGGATAAGTGTAGTTGACATGTCGTTGAGCGCGACCGTTCAGACGGTGCGCGGGACAAGGACAAATAGCCTCGACCATCTTGATTTTCAAGAGCGCCGGCAGCTGATTGCAAGCTCGTTGTCTTTAACGGATTTCTTACATGTTGGAGCGAAAGAGGTGGCGGCTGTCGCTggtgtgtatttatttaagcgtAAATTCtcatctttaattaatatgaagCGATCAATTGTAATAACTGCGCCCGATCGCTGTTGTAACCAGACACAAGCTTGTAGAGTTGTAACGTATCAAGCATTTATTACCGAATTGTGTTTAGAGGTTCACTGTTACATTCGAATTTGATTTTCAATCGTATATTATGCCGTCTTCATCGTAACGTACCGTAATACCTTATTAGTTGAGGGTTCTGTCAGATATTTGCTAAGTGAGAAATGTTTCACTCAGATTGGATTAAAATCATTCATtgacattatacatatttgcGAGTTTTTATAGCAATGTAGGAACATTAATTACAGGTTAGTTTGCTAACAGCGTGTACCGCACATGCCATAAATAGAGATATGACGTGATATCATAgataattgataatatataattaactgCGTAGGTGATTTCTGCCTTAATGTCAGCAAAACGTTACCTGGGTCCTAGGTATCTTCGAAATTGCCTTTGCGGCTTAAGGTTAAGCGTAATAgacgaaataaaattatcatacgGGCTTTAAATGGAAAAACACGGTTtgtattacatatacattCCTATACCAGGAAAAACATTAAGCAGTCAGTGTTGACCACTAGTGAAGCATATGTCGTTCGTATCTTTAAACGCGCTATTATACATCGATAGATTTTAACTGTAACGCCCAAATACTACTCGCTCGTACGGAAAGGTTCGAGGGAAAAATTGCATGTCAAACCCTGCGTTGAACAATAAAACAGACTGTGATATATTTTCTCTACATTGGACACATAACATACACTGTTAATCTTCTGCGGTACAGCCCAtacctattatatatttgtcatAAATGGTATctcaaattaacatttaattaacctcataattattatatcccAATTAATACAAAGTGGAAAAACCGTAACTCAAGCTTATCtagaatagatttttatacatgCGCAGGCACCTGTCTCGATGTAGTTCTTTATCCTGAGCGCTGATGTGTCTTTGAATGCTCAATATTATTGGGGAATGCTATATGGAAGTTAGGTCCGAATGTAAAGAAAAGACTAGACTTTGGTCAGTTTTTAACCTTTCTTTATATATCCCTTGATAAAATCAAATAGTAATCTGTTAGTAGTAATTGTACGTTCTAAAAGGAAATAGTCTGTTTTACCCCTAACGAAAGTTCTGAACTGGTTGTGACGAGTGCGCTATATAGATGGACCATGAAGTAAAAATTCCTTCTT
This portion of the Pieris brassicae chromosome 6, ilPieBrab1.1, whole genome shotgun sequence genome encodes:
- the LOC123710672 gene encoding ribosomal protein S6 kinase beta-2: MSSYMAGVFDLDLDVDTVTVADSDEDDIIDVDEVDYDPELHVNNIVEAEGSETIQLSEDNVNPGLCKRLGPQDFELRKVLGKGGYGKVFQVRKITGTDAGAHFAMKVLKKASIVRNQKDTAHTKAERNILEAVKHPFIVELVYAFQTGGKLYLILEYLSGGELFMHLEREGIFLEDTACFYLSEIILALEHLHSLGIIYRDLKPENVLLDAQGHVKLTDFGLCKEHIQEGIVTHTFCGTIEYMAPEILTRSGHGKAVDWWSLGALMYDMLIGQPPFTGDNRTKTIEKILKGKLILPAYLTQDARELIRRLMKRSETQRLGAAGAAAVRGHAFFKHVHWDDVFARRLEPPIKPKLTSEDDVSQFDTRFTLQTPIDSPDESTLSESANLMFQGFTYVAPSVMDEIHKPRVINARSPRRPRPHHHTAFTIPPASHSHAQPEDLMDVQGLPI
- the LOC123711292 gene encoding F-box only protein 7-like, which translates into the protein MNFPLEESTTEKIPTNLNNVIKQLHSDGNDLMQNDIFIVLILFLMLENGFVTTNNVTDYIDHAKHITKIIQSQRKTGFYKETFLLCGLDDMTVDIIMSPIGSAIIVNTAINNDNQEMYSVCLPTSRYVVAPKASTIPMIFRDLKHLSTAFKNQIVSPVKCTILSYCGYPSASLVGLPDDIFFSLIMLLSIEDILNVSKTCRRLKVILDDETLWHALYKRDFQVVVQNDRTDWKMVYKETYLAELEKKNLPQLTGTIHDYMDISDMISYIDNPLWNIL